In Ochotona princeps isolate mOchPri1 chromosome 22, mOchPri1.hap1, whole genome shotgun sequence, the following are encoded in one genomic region:
- the LOC101519032 gene encoding WAP four-disulfide core domain protein 5, which yields MRSRSLLLVTLLTLASLLPAASGRKKEEKSGGCPPDDEPCVQSVPDQCVNDRQCPSTMKCCHRACFLQCVPRVSVKAGSCPEDRMHCLSPTQHLCHTDSDCKGKKRCCRTACGRDCRDPAKG from the exons ATGAGGAGCCGCAGCCTCCTCCTGGTGACCCTCCTGACTCTGGCGAGCTTGCTGCCTGCAGCCTCTGGGCGGAAGAAAGAAG AGAAATCGGGGGGCTGCCCACCAGACGACGAGCCATGTGTCCAGTCAGTGCCTGACCAATGTGTGAATGACCGCCAGTGTCCCTCGACCATGAAGTGCTGTCATCGAGCTTGCTTCCTCCAGTGTGTCCCTAGGGTCTCGG TGAAGGCGGGCAGCTGCCCCGAGGACCGGATGCACTGTCTCAGCCCCACACAGCACCTGTGTCACACTGACTCCGACTGCAAAGGCAAGAAGCGCTGCTGCCGTACGGCCTGCGGCCGGGACTGCCGAGACCCTGCCAAAG GCTAG